ATTTTGGCTGTTGCCGCTTTGCCGGCGGCAGACTCGCCGGCTATCTTCGCAATATCGACATAGCCTATTTTTACTTGCGTTTGAGATGGTGCTGCTGCAATGGCTACCGGGGGGGCCGGAGTTGCTTGCGGTTCAGTTTTGGCCGGTTCTTCAGCAGCCGCGGGAAGGGAGAAAAAACAGACGATAAGAGCAAGGATGGCTAATTGTTTCATGGAGAACCTCTGAGTCATCGATGGATTAACAACCAGCTGATAAGATAACCGGATTGATCAGGTCAGGCAAACAAAACCGTAAGTTGCAGTTATTTTGTATGTTTACGGTGTGTTGTCCGGAGTTAGTCATATAATCTTTGCCTTGACAGGGGCGTTGTTTTAGTGAAGATAGTCCGAGGCATAATGTTCATGGGGAGAATAAAACTTTTCAACGTTTTCCGGGGCACTCCGTTAATCCAGGTGAAACTCTGCTTTTGCGGAAGAAGTGGCACCCCCACTTCAGCGGCCCTTTAAGGAGGAATTTAGTAATGAAATTGATGTGTGCTGCCGTGTGCCTCTGTTTTGCAGCGGTGCCCGCTTTAGCTGCGGAGGGCCGGACATCCTTGACACTGGCTGAGGCTGTCAGAAGTGCCGTGGAAAAGAATCTGGACGTCAGGGCTGAGCTTTACAACCCGGCCATGGCCCAGGCCGATATTCGTAAAAACGAAGGTATCTATGACACTACTCTTAAGCTCGATACCGATTTCAACTACTCTGTGACCGAGCCGTCGAGCCAGTTCACTACAGGTTCACCTACAAATCGCATCAGGACCTTTACCCTGAACCCAGGCGCGACCCAGTTGGTTCCCACAGGCGGCACCGTGGGAATAACGTTCAACAATTCATATAATCACAACAATTTCAGATCAGCCACATCTCTCAATGAATACTGGGAATCGGATGTGACATTGAATCTTATCCAGCCGTTACTGAAAAATTTCGGCAGGGAACCCACTGAACTTGCCATCATGGTGGCGAGAAACAGCAAGGGGGAATCCCTGGAGCGGTTCAGGAGCACCCTGTCCGACACGATTTTGCGGGTGAGAACGGAATACTTCAAGCTTTACAGCCTTCGCCAGGAGTTGGAGGTAAAAATGACCTCGTTGCTACTGGCCCGTAAGATTCTTGATGATACCAAAGCACGGGTTAATGCCGGGGTACTGCCGGCCATGGAGATCCTCAATGCCGAGTTCGGCGTCGCCAGCCGCGAGAAGGATTTGATTGACGCGGAAAAAGCAGTGCAGGATCAGAACGACGTTCTCAGGGTGCTTCTCCAATATCCGGGCAGGGACGAAATTATCCCTGCAGACGTGCCGACAAAAGACCCTTTAACGGTAAATAGTGAAGAGATGGTAAAACTATCCCTGGACAACCGCCCGGAAATCAGAGAGCAGCGTACTGCCCTCAAATCGAGGGAGCTTGAAATGCGGGTGGCCCGCAACAGAACTCTCCCGGACCTGAATCTAAGCGCCAGCGCTGCTCTGACCGGATTGGATCGACAATATAACCGCGATCTTGAGAAGGTGGGATCCACCGATTACCCCGTATGGGGGGTAGGGCTTCATTTCACTTATCCGCTGGGCAACAATGCCGCCGAGAATGAATATATAAAAAGCAAGCTTCGCCTTGAGCAGGCAAGGACACAATTGCACAGCCTTGAAGTCAATGTGGAGAACGATGTAAAGGCGGCAATCCGTGGGGTGGAGTCGGGCTATAAGCAGCTTGAGGTTACCGATCGGGGGAGGGCGTTTGCCGAGGAGCGGCTGCGGTCGTTCATCAAGAAGAATGAGGTGGGTCTTGCCACCACAAAGGATGTCCTCGACGTGGAAAACGACCTGGCCGAGGCCAAGAGCAATCAGATTAAGGCGCTTGTGGGTTACTCAGATGCGATTACCCAACTCTGGCGAACTACAGGGGAAATCCTTGACAGGACAGGAGTCCACTTGTCGGGCATGGAGGGTGATTCCCTCTATGAGCTTCACGCACGGGACTAAAAGCACTCAGTGATCGCTATAACTTAGAACGACAAGGATGCAGCTTCCGTCGGCAATGACATTGACTCCGTTTTTGAGGCAAGCGTCAACGGCAGTATCGCTTTCAGCCCCCGGCTGCATCCAGATGTTTTTTATTCCCTTCCTTACCGCCAGCTCAACTACCTGTTCGGTCACTTTGGGAGGTGTGATGACTGAGATGCTTTCCACATCATCGGGCAGATCCATAACGCTTTGAACGCACGGCGTTCCTTCTATTTCCGGTTCCTTTGGGTTGACCGGAATTGCCCGCAGGCTCTTCTGCTGGTAAACGCGCAGAACCTTGTTACCGTATTTATGCCGGTCTGTCGAAGCGCCGACAACGCCAAAAGCTTTTGACTGGAAAAACAGGTCAATTTGTTCTTTGGTATTCATGGTACCCCCTATTTGAAGCGACTCAGTAAAGAGTATCCGTCATTTCAGATGCTTTGCAACTAGCATCTCGATAAGTTCTCCGATCGTTGTCCGTTTCTGCGCCGCGGCTATCTTCAATTTGAGATGGAGATCCTCGCGAATGTTTGCGGTAAGACGCACATCCCCCTCGGGCACCTGACCGGATGTTGGCCGAACCTGCTCGGTTCCCTTCTTTTTGCTGCGAGATTTTTGATTCGTCTTGCCGGTTCCGGGTTTTACCCTTGGGTTTGCATCCATGGGTTCACGTTTTGCCGCTGTTCGGGGTGTCTTTTTAGTGGTGGTTTTCTTTGGTAATGAAGGCTCGTCCTCTATCTTTTTTGGAGTTTCAAAGAGGGGCATTTGTCCCTCTAACGCTTCGTTGCCCATAATCACCTCCCATTAATCTAATTAATGGTGAATTTAATCATATATACTTACCTAAGTAAACACAAAGGTATCGGCATTAGGGAGTTTTTGCAATTTCAAAAAGTGCATGTTACTATTTCATCGTTTCACGAAACCACCACGAGGATAACAGCCAATGTACAAATTAGCGATTCACACTTCTTTTGCTGCAGCCCATTGCCTCATAAACTACCAGGGCGACTGCGAGAACCTGCATGGGCACAACTGGAAGGTTGAAGTTAACGTCACGGCCCAGGAGCTTGACAAGGCAGGTCTCGGAATCGACTTCAAAATCCTCAAGCAGGAAACTAATTCAATTCTGCGCACCCTCGATCATAAATACCTCAATGAATTAGCCCCATTCAAAGATCTCTCCCCGTCTTCCGAGAATATTTCCCGCCATCTTTACAATGAGCTTTCCAAACGGCTCAATGACGGCAATGTCAAGGTTGAAAGTATCACGGTTTGGGAGTCTGACAACGCTGCCGCAACCTATTATGAGTAAGCCAACCGCAGAACTTGCTGAAGTTTTCTCGTCGGTCCAGGGCGAAGGGCTGCTGATAGGGCAACGACAGGTATTTATCCGTTTTCGCGGGTGTAACCTTGCCTGTGAATATTGCGACACGCCCAACGCGTTCACAGATGAGCCCGGTATTCTTGAGCAAACTCCGGGACGGCGCGATTTTGTTCCGACTCCCAATCCAGTGACACTTGAGCGACTTATTTCGCTTATCGATGGGTGGTTGCGGGGATGGCCTGGCGTCCACCATTCAATCAGCATAACAGGGGGGGAACCGCTCTTGAGCCAAGCAACCCTCCTGACCTGGCTTCCCGAACTTAGAAAGCTCCTTCCCATTTACCTGGAAACTAACGGAACTCTGCATACAGCACTTAAGCCCCTGATAAAGGATATCGACATTATAGGAATGGATATAAAGATACCCTCCACTTCGGGATGCACCAACCTATGGGATGATCACCGAAAGTTCCTTGAGATTGCCGCGCATAAAGAGCTTTTTGTTAAGGTGATAGTGGGGGCTGAGACGCAGGATTGGGAGATTATCCGCTCCAGTGAACTCATTTCATCAGTAAACAGAAATATCCCCTTGATTTTCCAGCCAGTCACAAGCATTAAAGGAAAAGTTGAAGTAAATCCTGTTAGGGTATTGGAATTGCAAGAAATTGCTTGCCGACATCTTGCAGAAGTCCGGGTAATTCCCCAGACCCATAAATTTATGGCTCAATTATAGAGGTTGACGAGAGCGATATGATTATCGAAACAATGACCATGGTGGAGTTCGAAGAAGGTCTAAAGCGAACAAGAACGGTTTTCGTACCCTTTGGGTCGGTTGAAGAGCATGGTTCGCATCTGCCGCTTTCCACCGATACGATCCAGGCCTATGAGGTCGGTAAAAAGGCGGCCTCGATGATACCGCTTTTTGTGGCCCCGCCGATTCACTACGGGTCCTGTCGTTCGACTTCTTGCCACCCGGGCACAATTTCCATCACTACCGCCACACTTAAAGCGCTCATGAAAGATATTGTGCGTTCGCTCCATATTCAGGGCATGAAAAATTTTGTCATACTGACCGGCCACGCGGGGGGAGCTCACCGCATGGCGCTTCAGGATGCCGGAGAGGAGTTGCTTCCAGAGATCCCTGAAATCAAAATTGCAGTTGTTACTGAATATGAACTTGCCTGCAAAGAAGGGAAGGGGATTATTGAAACAGAAGGCGATGCCCACGCCGGTGAAATTGAGACCTCACGTATAATGCACACGCATCCGCATCTGGTTAAGGGTATGGGAGAGCGTGAATTCCCGTCATTCCCCACGGGTATTTTGGTACGGAACAAGAGAAAATATTGGCAGAACGGCGTCTGGGGAGATCCTACCAAAGCAACCGCTAAAAAAGGGAAATCCCTGGAAGACCTGGTTGTAAATAAAATAGTTGAGCTGGTCAAGGTTCTGGAACAATTTAAGGATTAGGCGGTGTGTTCGGTGGGATTGCATAGACAAGGGCACAGTGAAACTCGGCCCTTTTGTCTAATGACTGTAAAATTTCTCGCAATATTGTTGAAAAATTTTACACTATCACCGCTTCGCATTTGATGCTGCAAAGTAATAATGTATGGAAATTCATAGGTTTTTGGATGGCATGGCATATGCATTTATGTGCTCTGGTTAATAATTCCAGAGAGGTTGCCATGAGCTCATCTATTACATTGCTACGACATTTATGCGCGACGGTTATTGTATTTATATTAGTGGCATTAGGTTCATTCGCATACGCATTTCCTGTAACGGAATTGTTTATTTCCGAATACATTGAGGGGACTTCGAACAATAAAGCTCTGGAAATCTATAATGGTACTGGAGCAGTCATTGATCTAGCTTCAGGCGGGTACAATATCCAGATGTTTTTCAATGGCCAGATGTCAGCGGGGTTAACCATAAACTTGACAGGCATGGTTGCTGATGGCGATGTGTATGTACTTGCCCAGTCTGGCGCTGACGCCATGATTCTTGCGCAATCTGATCAAACCAACGGATCAGGTTGGTATAACGGGGACGATGCCATAGTTTTAAGGAAAGGAACAGTGGTAATAGACTCGATTGGTCAAGTCGGCTTTGACCCTGGATCTGAATGGGGGACAGGCCTTACGAGTACCGCGGATAATACCTTAAGACGCAAACTTACTATTGTTAGTGGAGATCCAGATTCACTGGATTCATTTGATCCATTTTTAGAATGGGATGGATTCACGCAAAATACATTTACAGGTCTTGGATCACACGAAATTATTGCTCCCGTAATAACTCCAACTCCAGAACCATCAACTTGTTTACTTCTCGGGACCGGACTGTTTGGAGTGTTTCTCCTGGGCAGGAGCAGGAACAAATAACGCAAGTTACTGCCTAATCAAGCGCCGTGCTTCAGAATGACGCTTGGGCACAAAGAAGTTATTCTTGCGTTAGGGTGACAGTACTTAACATAATATATCTTATGGGACGTAAATTATCAGGGATGACAGCCGGGGGTTTGGGCTTGTTACTCGTTCGCAAAGTGAGACAGACCCCCATTGTATAACATGGGGGTAACTACGCCATTTGAAACAACATGACACAAGATGAAACAATTTGACACTGAGGGTGCTATGTCACGCAAGACCAATAAAAAGAGAAAAACGGTTCATCATTCCCCCCGGCCCGTATCGGGGGCAAGACGGGAAACCATGGACGACGTTAACGACCTCCTCAACGGGGTTGAATCCTCTCCCGTGGAAGAAACCGTCCCTGCTCCCGATGATATTCCTGCGGGGAATACTCTGCTGCTGACCGTGGCGGACCTCTGCGCCCTGCTTCAGATTTCCCGCTCTACCCTCTTCCGGATGGAAAAGGCCGGGAAGGTTCCGGGGCGTCTCTCTCTCGGTGGGCAAGTTCGGTACCACCGGGAAACGGTCGAAGCGTGGCTACGCTCCCAGGCAAAGGGGTAAGTACCATGACACGATTTAATGCCAATAATGGCGGTATGTTGGAAAGAAAGGTTAGCGTCCGTCTTGATGCTGACCGCTTCGCATTTCTGGAGGACTATGCAAGGCGTGAAGGTTATAGCGTCTCCCTTATCGTGCGGCACCTGGTCTGCCGTTTCGTGGAGGACCGGCGCAAGTATGCCGGGGTGAGAATGCCATGAGGGGGGCGAATTTGACGGGACAGGCTCCTCCGGCCCTGCC
The nucleotide sequence above comes from Geobacter benzoatilyticus. Encoded proteins:
- a CDS encoding CoA-binding protein, encoding MNTKEQIDLFFQSKAFGVVGASTDRHKYGNKVLRVYQQKSLRAIPVNPKEPEIEGTPCVQSVMDLPDDVESISVITPPKVTEQVVELAVRKGIKNIWMQPGAESDTAVDACLKNGVNVIADGSCILVVLSYSDH
- a CDS encoding lamin tail domain-containing protein, producing MLQSNNVWKFIGFWMAWHMHLCALVNNSREVAMSSSITLLRHLCATVIVFILVALGSFAYAFPVTELFISEYIEGTSNNKALEIYNGTGAVIDLASGGYNIQMFFNGQMSAGLTINLTGMVADGDVYVLAQSGADAMILAQSDQTNGSGWYNGDDAIVLRKGTVVIDSIGQVGFDPGSEWGTGLTSTADNTLRRKLTIVSGDPDSLDSFDPFLEWDGFTQNTFTGLGSHEIIAPVITPTPEPSTCLLLGTGLFGVFLLGRSRNK
- a CDS encoding creatininase family protein, producing the protein MIIETMTMVEFEEGLKRTRTVFVPFGSVEEHGSHLPLSTDTIQAYEVGKKAASMIPLFVAPPIHYGSCRSTSCHPGTISITTATLKALMKDIVRSLHIQGMKNFVILTGHAGGAHRMALQDAGEELLPEIPEIKIAVVTEYELACKEGKGIIETEGDAHAGEIETSRIMHTHPHLVKGMGEREFPSFPTGILVRNKRKYWQNGVWGDPTKATAKKGKSLEDLVVNKIVELVKVLEQFKD
- the queD gene encoding 6-carboxytetrahydropterin synthase QueD; translation: MYKLAIHTSFAAAHCLINYQGDCENLHGHNWKVEVNVTAQELDKAGLGIDFKILKQETNSILRTLDHKYLNELAPFKDLSPSSENISRHLYNELSKRLNDGNVKVESITVWESDNAAATYYE
- a CDS encoding TolC family protein; the protein is MKLMCAAVCLCFAAVPALAAEGRTSLTLAEAVRSAVEKNLDVRAELYNPAMAQADIRKNEGIYDTTLKLDTDFNYSVTEPSSQFTTGSPTNRIRTFTLNPGATQLVPTGGTVGITFNNSYNHNNFRSATSLNEYWESDVTLNLIQPLLKNFGREPTELAIMVARNSKGESLERFRSTLSDTILRVRTEYFKLYSLRQELEVKMTSLLLARKILDDTKARVNAGVLPAMEILNAEFGVASREKDLIDAEKAVQDQNDVLRVLLQYPGRDEIIPADVPTKDPLTVNSEEMVKLSLDNRPEIREQRTALKSRELEMRVARNRTLPDLNLSASAALTGLDRQYNRDLEKVGSTDYPVWGVGLHFTYPLGNNAAENEYIKSKLRLEQARTQLHSLEVNVENDVKAAIRGVESGYKQLEVTDRGRAFAEERLRSFIKKNEVGLATTKDVLDVENDLAEAKSNQIKALVGYSDAITQLWRTTGEILDRTGVHLSGMEGDSLYELHARD
- a CDS encoding helix-turn-helix transcriptional regulator; translated protein: MDDVNDLLNGVESSPVEETVPAPDDIPAGNTLLLTVADLCALLQISRSTLFRMEKAGKVPGRLSLGGQVRYHRETVEAWLRSQAKG
- a CDS encoding 7-carboxy-7-deazaguanine synthase QueE gives rise to the protein MSKPTAELAEVFSSVQGEGLLIGQRQVFIRFRGCNLACEYCDTPNAFTDEPGILEQTPGRRDFVPTPNPVTLERLISLIDGWLRGWPGVHHSISITGGEPLLSQATLLTWLPELRKLLPIYLETNGTLHTALKPLIKDIDIIGMDIKIPSTSGCTNLWDDHRKFLEIAAHKELFVKVIVGAETQDWEIIRSSELISSVNRNIPLIFQPVTSIKGKVEVNPVRVLELQEIACRHLAEVRVIPQTHKFMAQL